Proteins encoded in a region of the Suncus etruscus isolate mSunEtr1 chromosome 1, mSunEtr1.pri.cur, whole genome shotgun sequence genome:
- the SLC16A5 gene encoding monocarboxylate transporter 6, with product MSRAPEHAEGGWAWVVLLAATVAQALTLGFPTCIGIFFTDLQQEFQATNSETSWFPSILTAMLHAGGPLCSILVGRFGCRVTMTVGGVLACLGMVGSSFCRSLWGLYLTAGFITGLGMCFSFQSGITVLGLYFSRRRALANALASVGVSLGITLWPLLSRKLLVDLGWRGTFLIFGGVMLHCCVCGAILRPVAPIQTPQPHEGPPLPPKTPKSGCLAACSQAFRRHLAFDILRNNSGYRVYTLGVVWMILGFPLPQVFLVPYALRHGVDEHKAALLISIVGFSNIFLRPLAGILASRRELAHHRKYLFTLAVLFNGLTNLVCAVSADFRVLVVFCLVYSVSMSGIGALLFQVLMDLVPMDRFSSALGLFTILESISILLAPPLAGFFLDITDNNFSYVFCMSSFFLISGALFMGGGFCALQKKERQGQRAEADGALPVAPPEQKLIPEDSNSAKKQPNLEVMYVTSV from the exons ATGTCTAGGGCCCCGGAGCACGCGGAGGGTGGCTGGGCCTGGGTCGTGCTGCTGGCAGCGACGGTGGCTCAGGCTCTGACCCTGGGGTTCCCCACCTGCATCGGCATCTTCTTCACCGACCTGCAGCAAGAGTTCCAGGCCACCAACAGCGAGACCTCATGGTTCCCGTCCATCCTGACAGCGATGCTGCACGCGGGCG GTCCCCTCTGCAGCATCCTAGTGGGACGCTTTGGCTGCCGAGTGACCATGACCGTGGGCGGCGTGCTAGCCTGCCTGGGTATGGTGGGCAGCTCCTTCTGCAGGAGCCTCTGGGGGCTCTACCTCACGGCTGGCTTCATCACAG GCCTGGGCATGTGTTTTAGCTTCCAGTCGGGCATCACGGTGCTGGGCCTCTACTTCTCCCGCCGTCGGGCACTGGCCAACGCTCTGGCCTCCGTGGGCGTGTCACTGGGCATCACGCTGTGGCCGCTGCTATCTCGAAAACTCCTGGTAGACCTGGGCTGGCGGGGCACCTTCCTCATCTTCGGCGGGGTCATGCTCCACTGCTGTGTGTGTGGGGCCATCCTGAGACCCGTGGCCCCAATCCAGACCCCCCAGCCACATGAAGGACCCCCACTTCCACCCAAGACCCCCAAATCCGGCTGCCTGGCAGCATGTAGCCAAGCCTTCCGGCGCCACCTGGCCTTCGACATCTTACGGAACAACTCGGGCTACCGTGTCTACACCCTGGGGGTGGTGTGGATGATTCTGGGCTTCCCGCTGCCCCAGGTCTTCCTGGTACCTTATGCCCTGCGGCACGGGGTGGACGAGCACAAGGCCGCCTTGCTCATCTCCATCGTGGGCTTCAGCAACATCTTCCTGCGGCCCCTGGCTGGGATCCTGGCCAGTCGGAGGGAGCTGGCCCATCACCGCAAGTACCTGTTCACCCTGGCCGTGTTGTTCAATGGTCTCACCAATCTGGTGTGTGCCGTCTCGGCCGACTTCAGGGTGCTGGTGGTTTTCTGCCTGGTGTACAGCGTGTCCATGAGCGGCATCGGGGCCCTCCTGTTCCAGGTGCTCATGGACCTGGTCCCCATGGACCGCTTCTCCAGCGCCCTGGGTCTCTTCACCATCCTCGAGAGTATCTCCATCCTCCTCGCCCCGCCGCTGGCTG GATTCTTCCTCGACATCACTGACAACAACTTCAGCTACGTTTTCTGCATGTCCAGCTTCTTCCTCATCTCAGGGGCGCTCTTCATGGGGGGTGGCTTCTGTGCCCTGCAGAAAAAGGAGCGGCAGGGCCAACGGGCAGAGGCCGACGGGGCCCTGCCCGTGGCTCCCCCAGAGCAGAAACTCATCCCAGAGGACAGCAACAGTGCCAAGAAACAGCCAAACCTAGAGGTCATGTATGTGACCAGCGTCTGA
- the ARMC7 gene encoding armadillo repeat-containing protein 7 codes for MAQKMKVDPHIGRLGYLQALVTEFQETQSQDAKEQVLANLANFAYDPNNYPYLRQLQVLDLFLDSLSEDNENVVEFALGGLCNLCPDRANKQYIIQTGGIPLIINCLSSPNEETVLSAITTLMALSSPGSGAPAELTALPVVQCMLRFSMSASTRLRNLAQIFLEDFCSPSLVAEARSQDAHSALGIPLPPAEGPQQS; via the exons ATGGCCCAGAAGATGAAGGTTGACCCCCACATCGGGCGCCTGGGCTACCTGCAGGCCCTGGTCACCGAGTTCCAGGAGACGCAGAGCCAAG ACGCCAAGGAGCAGGTGCTGGCCAACCTCGCCAACTTCGCCTATGACCCCAACAACTACCCCTACCTGAGGCAGCTGCAGGTCCTGGATTTATTCCTCGATTCGCTGTCAGAAGACAACGAGAACGTGGTGGAATTTGCACTGG GCGGCCTCTGTAACCTGTGCCCAGACAGAGCCAACAAGCAGTACATTATTCAGACAGGGGGCATCCCCCTCATCATCAActgcctctccagccccaatgaagaGACGGTATTGTCGGCTATCACCACCTTAATGGCCCTGAGCTCGCCAGGCTCTGGTGCCCCAGCTGAGCTCACCGCCCTGCCCGTGGTCCAGTGCATGCTGCGCTTCTCAATGTCGGCCAGCACGCGGCTCCGCAACCTTGCCCAGATCTttctggaagacttctgctccccCAGCCTGGTGGCCGAGGCTCGAAGCCAGGACGCACACTCTGCCCTAGGCATCCCGCTGCCCCCAGCCGAAGGTCCCCAGCAGTCCTGA